The genomic window gagagagaaagaagcagaaaagcTTTGAGATGGCGATGCCGCTGGGCATGGCGATGTATCTGATGAGAATGGTTTGGTTTTCTCTGAGTGGTTGGGTTTTCACTTGCGTGGCTATCGCTGATGAGATCGCTGGTTCTCTGAGAAACGGAGATATTGGTCCTTTCCACGTCGGATGATTGAATTCGAGATCCTTAGCTCTCCTTCTGTGCGTATATGTTCTTCTCTTCCCCaaattttacgtttttttttgttttgctctgttGTTTTAGATTAGAGTCGCTTCAAATTTCCCTACAAACTCTGAAATTGATAATAGTTTGAGTTTATAGAGGATAAAGATAGATCATTTTGGTCGAAAAGGGAACAATTTTTGGTGGAAGTGA from Arabidopsis thaliana chromosome 3, partial sequence includes these protein-coding regions:
- a CDS encoding uncharacterized protein (unknown protein; FUNCTIONS IN: molecular_function unknown; INVOLVED IN: biological_process unknown; LOCATED IN: endomembrane system; Has 30201 Blast hits to 17322 proteins in 780 species: Archae - 12; Bacteria - 1396; Metazoa - 17338; Fungi - 3422; Plants - 5037; Viruses - 0; Other Eukaryotes - 2996 (source: NCBI BLink).), which translates into the protein MAMPLGMAMYLMRMVWFSLSGWVFTCVAIADEIAGSLRNGDIGPFHVG